From Pan troglodytes isolate AG18354 chromosome 11, NHGRI_mPanTro3-v2.0_pri, whole genome shotgun sequence, the proteins below share one genomic window:
- the TNFSF15 gene encoding tumor necrosis factor ligand superfamily member 15 has product MAEDLGLSFGETASVEMLPEHGSCRPKARSSSARWALTCCLVLLPFLAGLTTYLLVSQLRAQGEACVQFQTLKGQEFAPSHQQVYAPLRADGDKPRAHLTVVRQTPTQHLKNQFPALHWEHELGLAFTKNRMNYTNKFLLIPESGDYFIYSQVTFRGMTSECSEIRQAGRPNKPDSITVVITKVTDSYPEPTQLLMGTKSVCEVGSNWFQPIYLGAMFSLQEGDKLMVNVSDISLVDYTKEDKTFFGAFLL; this is encoded by the exons ATGGCCGAGGATCTGGGACTGAGCTTTGGGGAAACAGCCAGTGTGGAAATGCTGCCAGAGCACGGCAGCTGCAGGCCCAAGGCCAGGAGCAGCAGCGCACGCTGGGCTCTCACCTGCTGCCTGGTGTTGCTCCCCTTCCTTGCAGGACTCACCACATACCTGCTTGTCAGCCAGCTCCGGGCCCAGGGAGAGGCCTGTGTGCAGTTCCAG ACTCTAAAAGGACAGGAGTTTGCACCTTCACATCAGCAAGTTT ATGCACCTCTTAGAGCAGATGGAGATAAGCCAAGGGCACACCTGACAG TTGTGAGACAAACTCCCACACAGCACTTAAAAAATCAGTTCCCAGCTCTGCACTGGGAACATGAACTAGGCCTGGCCTTCACCAAGAACCGAATGAACTATACCAACAAATTCCTGCTGATCCCAGAGTCGGGAGACTACTTCATTTACTCCCAGGTCACATTCCGTGGGATGACCTCTGAGTGCAGTGAAATCAGACAAGCAGGCCGACCAAACAAGCCAGACTCCATCACTGTGGTCATCACCAAGGTAACAGACAGCTACCCTGAGCCAACCCAGCTCCTCATGGGGACCAAGTCTGTGTGCGAAGTAGGTAGCAACTGGTTCCAGCCCATCTACCTCGGAGCCATGTTCTCCTTGCAAGAAGGGGACAAGCTAATGGTGAACGTCAGTGACATCTCTTTGGTGGATTacacaaaagaagacaaaacCTTCTTTGGAGCCTTCTTACTATAG